In Acidimicrobiia bacterium, the DNA window TGCATCTTCGTATTGGTCAAAAAACGAATAGGTCGAGTACGCCAGACCCCGCTTCTCCCTTATCTCCTGGAAAAGCCGGGACGACGTCGATCCCCCCAGAATCTGGTTTAGGTACAACAGGGCATAACGTCGCGGATCGTCACGCTTCAAACCCTCTACTCCCAAAAAGATGTGCGCTTCCTCGGAGTCCCTCTTTCCGACAGCGAGAAGAGAGGCAGGCCGCGAAGGCGGAAAACGCTCCGCCACAAAGGCATCCCTTAGGTCGGCAAAAAACTCCTCTACGGCTTCCTTGAATGATTCGAAGTCTAAGTTTCCTGCCGCAGCAATGACCATGCTGCCAGCTCCATAACAACGCTCGAACCGCTCTAAGAGGGTGTCGCGGTCGAGAGAGGCTACCGTAGCAAGTGTCCCTGCGATCGGCCTACCAAGCGGATGTCCCTGCCAAAAAGCCTCGTTGAAAAAGTCGTGGGACAAAGAAGCCGTATCGTCGAGGGACGCCCTTATTTCCTCGAACACGACGTTGCGCTCGGTTTCGACCTCTTTTTCGTCGAACGCGGGATTGCAGGATATATCAGCTAGAAGCTCAATTGCCTTTGGTGCGAACTCGTCCAGGACCCGAGCGTAATAACACGTCATTTCCCTGCTCGTAAAAGCATTCAAATCCCCGCCTAAAGCATCGATCTCTCGAGCTATGTCAAGGGCTGAACGGGTGGTAGTTCCCTTGAACACGAGATGTTCGATGAAGTGCGCCTCACCAGCACACAACTCCTCGTCGTCTCGCGACCCGATTGGCACCCACACCCCTATGCTGACAGACCGGGCAGTTGGCACGCGCTCAGCCACTAGCGTGACTCCGTTGGCAAGCTTTTCCTTCACGACTCGATGATGACTTTCACCACGCGCTAGTTTCACCACTTCCACCAAACCCTGTCATTCAGGGCAGCATTCAGATTCGTCCACGCTTAGGGGGTCGCTTCTTCTGACGTGGCTGAGATCCTCTCTGACGCTCTCGTGGCCCACCGGAACGCTGTCCTCCCCTTGACTTCGACTCCTGCTGAGACCTTTCACCTCTGTCTCGGCGAGCCGAACGAGGTCTCGGCCCCAAAGCTCCCCAGGTCTCCTCTGCTATCTGATCGAAGTAGTCTTCAAAGTTCGCCATTTCTTTCTTCAAGCGGCGCGGTTGCTCACTTCGAAGTTGCTCGGTTCGATCCCCTTCACCGGTAATCGCCTCTCCAACACGCCCAGCGCGAGCTGATACCTCAGCACCCTCAGCTCGGGTGTCTCCTTCCCAATCGGTTTCTTCGGGTTCTTGAGATGCTGAGTATGCAGTCGTAAAGACTTCTCCCGTGCCAGCGCCCGCCTCCGTGTCAGCACCCACTTCTTGACCCTCGCCTCCCTGGCCTGCAATCCCGCTCTGAGCTTTTGCATGCAACCCTTCTCGTGTGGCTGAGAGTTCTCCAGACGACGCTGACGACGGCTGCCCCACCCTCGTTGCGGCTTCCTCCGAACTCGGCGCAATGCTGTTCGCCGCGCCGCCGTTGCCGCCTTCCTCTGATGTGGCTGTTTCGCGTTCCTCCAGGCCCACCGGATCGAGACTTACTCTTCCTTGTTCGTCGATTTCTACCACTTCGACATCTATTTCGTCTCCGATTGAAAGGACGTCTTCAACCCTCGCAATTCGGCGACCCTTACCCAATTTGGATATGTGAATCAATCCGTCCTTTCCAGGCAAGAAATTCACGAAAGCGCCGAACTTTGTCGTGGAGACTACGACTCCTCGGTAGCGCTTTCCGAGCTCGGGAGCGGGAGGATATACTATGCTCTCGATTATCTTTACCGCCTCTTCGACAGCCTTTAGGCTCGTAGATCCGACGAAGACCGTCCCGTCATTTTCTACCGTTACCTCGGTGCCGGTCTCGTTCTGAATCTCTGTTATCACCTTACCCTTGGGGCCGATGACATCTCCGATCTTGTCAGTGGGGATCTTCAAAGTGATAACCCGAGGCGCATGCTCGGACAGCTCTTCGCGAGGAGCAGGCATAACTTCGGCCATCTTGTCGAGTATCAAAAGCCGGGCATCCTTTGCCTGCTCTACAGCAGACGACAGCACTTCAATCGGTATCCCGCCGATCTTGGTGTCCAACTGAAGAGCTGTCAGATAGTCTCGGCTTCCAGCTACCTTGAAATCCATGTCTCCGAAGGCATCCTCCGCGCCCAGGATGTCGGTGAGAGTAACGTGGTTAGAACCGTCGTAAATAAGGCCCATCGCAACACCTCCGATAGGGGCCTTTATGTGGATGCCTGCGTCGAGAAGGGAAAGAGTCGACGCACATACTGAAGCCATCGAAGTAGAGCCGTTCGACGAAAGAACCTCCGAAACCAAGCGCAGTGCGTAAGGAAGCTCATCTTGGGAGGGAATAACGGGCAAGAGCGCCCTCTCCGCAAGCGCTCCGTGACCGATTTCACGCCGCCGGGGTCCTCGAATTGGATAGGCCTCGCCCGTAGAAAACGGCGGGAAGTAGTAGTGGTGCATGTACCTCTTTGTTTCTTCAGGTGACAGCGTGTCCAGTTGCTGTACTAGGTGGAGCATGCCAAGAGTCGCGATGTTTAGCACCTGGGTCTCCCCCCTCTGAAACAGTCCTGACCCGTGTGCTCTTGGAACGATCCCAACTTCGCAGTAAATTGGCCGGACTTCGTCCGGCCTCCTTCCGTCTATACGAAGCCCTTCTTCGAGAATTCGCCTTCTTACCTGTTTTTTGATAAGGGATCGCAAAGCGTTCGAAATCTCGGATTCCTTTCCTTCGAACCGCGTCCCCAGCTCAGTGCGAGCTTCCTCGACCAATGCTGTCTCGGCCTCTGTCCGCTGTTTTTTGTCAGATATGCGGATAACCTCTGCGACTCGTGAACTGTACGCGGACTCGACAGCCTCGAAAACTTCTGCCGAATAAGGTGGGACTCTTGGAAGGTCCTTGGGTTCTGGAGAGACCATCTCGCGAAGCTGGTTTTGTACAGCAATTGAAGCCTCAATATGGGGTTTCGCTGCTTCCAACCCTTCTGCCAAAGCTTTCTCGTCGCACCCCGGCTTTCCCTGCTCAATGCGGGCGAACGACTCCGCAGGAGCCCCGGCTTCTACCATTACAATCTGTATGTCATCTCCCACCTTCTTTCCCGCAACCACGATTTCAAATGTCGATTCCTCAATCTGGTCGTAGGTTGGCGCCGGAACCCACTGGCCATCGATGTACGCGAGCCGCACTGCGCCGACGGGCCCTTCAAATGGGATGCCCGATATCATGAGCGCTGCAGAGGCTCCGTTCATCGCAGGTACGTCGGCCGGTTGTTTAAGGTCCACCGCGAGAATTGTTGCCACGATGTGAATGTCATTGCGGATGTCTTCCGAGAAGTTGGGCCTGAGCGAACGGTCGACCAATCGGGCAGCAAGAATTGCGCCTTCTGTAGGTCTACCTTCTCGGCGAAAGAACGAGCCTGGAATCCTCCCGACGGCGTACATCCGTTCTTCGAAATCGACGAGCAAGGGAAAGAAGTCGATATCGGCTCGGGGAGTCCTTGAAGCGACCGCAGTCACAAGTACCTGTGTCTCCCCTACCGTTACGGTCACTGCACCGTCTGCTTGAAGCGCGTAGCGCCCGGTCTCCAAGACATAGCTAGCCTCGCCCTGGCGATACTCAACGGACATGCGTCGGCTCATAAATGACCTCCTATCTCGAGCCAAAAGGGAAAGGTGAAGCTCTGCGGTTAGCGCAAACACCACTACGAGGCGGATGCTCTCGCATTGGCGAGAGAGTAACCGTTAACTGCGACCGGTAACGAGACGCCGGCGCCTGTTCCCGGTGGTCAAGACTGGTAGAATCGAAATGCAAGCAGATATCCTATCAAGACTGCTACTCATCCCCACCAGCCATGGCCACTGACAACTGACGCCGCTCAACGGAGCGAGAAATCCAAACCTCTACTGAACTATCGCCTCAGACCGAGCCTCCCTATGATCTCCCTGTATCTTTGTATATTTTTTCGCCGGAGGTAGTCGAGCAGCCTCCGACGCTTACCTACCATCATCAGAAGGCCACGCCTCGTGTGATAGTCCTTTGGATGCTGGGCGAGATGCTTAGACAAATGCTCAATGCGCGCAGTGAGCAGCGCTATCTGTACTTCGGCTGACCCGGTGTCCCTTTCACTGGCAGCATACTCTCTTACAATAGATTGCTTGTCTATTGGCAAGTTACTCTCCGGCCTAGTCTCACAATTTTTCGAGCGCCCAGAGATTACAAAGAGGCCGCTTGGTTATTCCAAAGGGCGCCACTATCTCACGACGATGTAAGCGCGACCCCGCTTAGGGACGATATTACCACGCCCTATGAAAACCCAAATTAAATCTAAAGGACAACAACAAAAGCACCGCCTCTTCGCCTTAACCGGGGGGCTGGCTGGCGAAGCTGCGGTGCAGTAACAAGACGCTATCAGAACTGATAGCGCCGGTCAAGGGGTGGCCTCGGTAAACAATCGCCGTCTCGCGCCTCTAATACAACCTCATGCGGCACCATGTCTCCAATATCGAAGACCTCTACTCTCTCAAAGGCGGGGGTGCCAGCTCCTCTCCCGTCCTTCGGATCGTAAACCGCCAGAACTAGGAGGCGGCGTTTTGGATAGCTCGCCTCGTCGAACGCTAAAACATCATCCCTCCCCGGCTCGAGGACCCCACTCTGGTTGGTGTACTTAGCGTATTCGTCTACTCGCGGCCACTCCGATCCCTCTGAGTAAAATGCGCCTGGGAAGAAGTGACTTGCCGCGTCTTTATCGAAGGGAACTCGAGGATCTACTGAAACCCATCCAACCTGGATTGCTGCTGAGCACAAGTTGTGGACAGGTACGGAGCGGGCTCGGGGAGTTTTTGCCCCCCTATCCTGCGGGGCTCCAGCAAAAGTAGCTACTACAAACACTACGGCTCCTACGAACGCAGCTGCGATGGCTATACCAGCAAGAGGAACAGTGAGCAACCAAATGCCTTTCTCAGGCATTTCCAGCGGACCTGCGAACCTCTTCTACGTCTCGTGCGATTTGCTCGACGAGTTCTTGGGCGTTGGCGAAGCGGTACTCGCCCCTGATCCACCTAGAAAACCCAACTTCTATTGTTTTACCGTAAGCGTCTCCGCCCTCGTAATCGAGCAAATAGGACTCGACCAATACCGTGCCTTCCTCCACAAACGTTGGCCGCCTTCCAACGTTGATCGCTGCTAGGTACTTGGATCCATCTACTACAGTCCAACCCGCATATACACCGTCGGCAGGCAAACACATCCTCTCGGGAGGAAAGATGTTCATGGTCGGAAAGCCCAACGTAGCGCCCCTTTTGTCACCCTCTAGAACAATTCCTCTCAGTGAGTACTCCCTACCGAGAGCCGAAGCGGCCCATTCGACGTCTCCGTGGCTAACTGCCGCCCGAATGCGGGTGGACGAAATGTCGAAGCCCTCCACCGACACTAACGGCATTTCCTCGGCGTAGAATCCGAACCTAGCACCCATCTCCTCCAACAGTGCAAGGCTGCCCCGCCGATTCCGACCGAAGCGAAAATTTCTTCCAACCACAACCAAGCGTACGTTGAAGCCTGCAACTAGAATCTCTCTTACGAAGTCTCCCGGCTCCATGTCAGCCAGCTCCTGGTCGAATCGCAGCACACATAGATAGTCCACGCCGGTTTCTAAGAGCAGTTCAATCTTTCGCTCTGGCTCGCTAAGTCGGCAGGGGGCCTTCTTAGGGCGAAGGAGCTCAGCCGGGTGTCTGTCGAAAGTTACGACCCCAGAGCGAAACCCTCTGTCTCGAGCCTCGGACCTTACCTGCTCTATAACGGCGCGGTGCCCCCTGTGGACTCCGTCAAAGTTTCCAATAGTGATGGCCGATCCTTCCTTGGGGCTTGGTAGAAGCGAGAGGTCGTCTATTATCTCCATGTCTAAATCACCACCGCACAACCCGAAAGTCTCTTTATGTGTCGCCTAACCGAAAGCGTGGGACAACTGGGTAGGATGAAATGTCCGGAGCCATCCGCCCAGTGCTCAAACGAGAACGCAGTCGAATGCGAGAATACCGCCTGCCGGCCTTACAATTGCGACAAGGCGGCCCTCGGGGCCGACGAGAGCAACCGGCCCCACGTACCACGTTCTATCTTTTAACCTAACCCCTCTCGCCAATGCATCGCCGCTCGGCTCCACCCCTGATTCAGAAGCTGAGCGACCACGGGAACTTCTGTGCGAAGATGTGCTGTTATGGGAAACCTCATGTCTGCCCTGAGTATCTCCTGGCGCTATAGAAAGCATTTCGCAATCGGCCAAAGACTCCCTTAGATGAGGTATTGAATCTAGTACCCGAGTTGTCTCGACAGCGATCGAACACGCTAAGGCTGGTGTGAGCTCCAGAGCCTTTCCTTGAGAGACCGCGAGCGCCTTTTTTCCATCAAGCATCACTATTGGAAGGTGCGGAACTGCTTTTGTATCCCATAAAAGCTTGGCGAGGCGCTCGTCTTGCGACAGGGAAGCGAGTTCCTCAAGTGTATAACAGTGGTCGAGATCAAAGGGGCCTATAGAGGTACGGATCAAACTCTCCAAGTACCCAACAGTTCCCAGCGCTTTTGCGATATCAGCAGCGAGGACCCTTACGTATGTTCCAGAATCACACACTACCCTCACTGAAGCGCGCAGGAGGCCATCTGCGCATCTCCTCAAAGGTGCGGATAAGAAGAGTTCGTAGATCCTCTGCTTTCGCGGAGAGCGCGTTGCTAACTCTCCCCTCAGCGCCTTCTTGTAAAGCGGCTCACCACCCTGCTTGAGTGCTGAGACCATGGGGGGAATCTGATATAACTCACCTCGGAAGCGGCTGAGCGCTTTTTCTAGTGCATCAGGATCGAAGTCGGCTGGGGCCCGTTCGATCACCTTGCCTTCAGCATCCAAGGTATCGGTTCCAGCTCCAAAGGCGATGGTCGCTTCGTAACACTTATCCAGAAGGTGGTAGTACCGAAGGATCCTCGTGGCCTTGCCCACGCCAACGAGAAGTACCCCCGAGGCCATGGGATCGAGGGTGCCAGCATGACCTACCCGCTTCTCACGATATAAACGGCGCAGCTCGTCTACTACGTCGTGACTGGTAGGGCCTTTGGGCTTCAGGACGGGGAGTATCCCCGAGGCTCCCATCGTGGAAGATTTTCTAGGATAGCTTGGATGGTCTCGGAAACATTGCGATCGCTCGTGAAGCCTGCCGCCATCTTGTGCCCACCGCCGCCGAACAATCCGGCCACTTGAGCGACGTCAACCCTTCCCAAAGATCTAATTGAAGCTTTTACTACTCCAGGGTTCAGTTCCTTTACAAGGATCGCCACGTCTGCCTCGCTTGTCTGTCGCAGCACATCTATGTAGTTCTCGGTCTCAGAGGCATGGACACCGTAGCGCTGCAAATCCCGGTAGTCGAACCAGGAGTAAACAGCACCCGCATCTTTGTCTAACTGAGCTCTCTCGACTACCAGAGCGAGCAACTTGAGAACGGGCAGACGACTCTCTTCGAATACTTTTCGCGAGATACCGGCGATGTCTAAGCCCACGGAAGCTAAGTTCGCGCAGATCGCGAACACCCGTGGACTGGTGTTCTGGTATTGGAAGCGGCCCGTATCTGTTGCAATCCCTACGTAAAGACACGTCGCCACGTCAGGGCTCAATGCGGCTCCGATGTGGGCCAAGAAATCATAGACAATCTCTGAAGACGAGCTGGCCTCTGGAAAAATCAAATTCACACTTCCATACCCTGAATTGGAAGCATGGTGATCGAAAACAATAATGTCAGACGCCGCGTCCAATGCATCTGACAACTCCGCTGTCCGGTCACGACTGGCACAATCAAAGGTCACCGCTACATCAGCGTTGAGCTCCCTTGCTGTCTCAGGTGGAGCTAAGAGGTCGACACCCGGGAGCCATCGGTACTGAGGAGGCACGACGAAGGGCTCCGGAAACGTGGACACCGCTTCCTTGGAAGATGCAGTGAGAAAGTGCATCATGGCTAGCATGGATCCAAGGGCGTCTCCGTCCGGAGACATGTGGCACACGAGAAGCACTCTCTCAGCTTTGTCAAGAACTCTAGCGGCCAGGTCGAGTTGGTCACAAGGCTCGGGACCCCCAAGTACAGGAGTCGCAGGTGCCCATCGGTTGCCTTCACTCACTGAAACCGGCCTCTTTTCACAGTAAAGCCATCCTCGGGGCTGACGCTAGCCTCCGCAACAACTCCAGCCTCGCGCTGCAGATCGCTGTGGCTCACGACAGCATTGTTGGAGGTGGAGACCCTCGCTATCTCTGCAAGCCGCTCCTCAACGGATATACCTCGTACGATGCCCTCATCAACCTTGAATCTCAACTTGGGCACCCGCTTCATCCGGACTTGGTGAGCAAGCGAGGTTCTCAACCTCCCTTGTGATCTCTCGAGAGCTGTTTGGGCTGCGGCGACAGCGTCAGCGCCTCCTCGCACGAAAAAATAAACAGTAGCGAGGTCAAGATCTACACCAACGTCGACGCCAGTCACCACCGCATCCTGTAGGGATGGGTCGGCCATCCTTGCGAGCTCTTCGGAGATCGCCTGTCTCAGCAGTGCAGCGAGGCGCCGGGCTCGCCGGCTGCTAAAAACCCCGAAGTCTTCCATACCAGCTGCACTCACAATCTGTCTAAATAAGAAATTTCCAAATCTATTATCTCGACTTCAGGATAGGACATAATAAAGCGCTCTATCTGGCGCGTTGTCTTTGAAATCTGGAAAGCCTCCGTCGATACGACGCCGATTCCGATGGTGGCCCTACCGATGAGATCATGAAAATCGACTTCGGTCGCCGAGACGTTGAATTTGCGTCTCAAAGCCTCCAAAAGAGGCTTGAGAACACGCCGCTTGTCTTTCAGGGAGCGCGTTCCTTCCAGTCTCAGGTCGAAGCGCACGGCCGCGGCGTGCACCGACGCCTACCTATCGCCCTCTCGCTACCTCTCGAACTTCGAAAGTCTCCAAGACGTCGCCTTCCTTTACGTCTTGGAAGGAATCGAGGCCCACGCCACATTCGAAACCAGCCTGGACCTCCTTGACATCCTCTTTGAATCGCTTCAGGCTAGCTATCCGCCCTGTGTATACAACAACACCATCTCTCAGTACTCTCACATCCGATCCACGGGTGATGGTTCCATCTTGTACATAACATCCAGCCACCACGCCCACTCTGGGAACCTTGAATATGGCTCGCACTTCGGCAGCCCCTGTTACCACTTCCTCGGTCTCCGGTTCTAGAAGACCAGAAAGAGCTGCTTCTATGTCTTCGGTTACCTTGTAGATGACATCGTAGGTACGAATCTCCACTCCGGCAATCGCTGCCTGTTTGCGTGCGTTTACGTCGGGTCTAACGTTGAAACCGATAATTAGAGCCTCGCTTGCCTGAGCAAGCCTCACGTCGTTTTCGGTGATTCCCCCGACGGCTCTGTGGACAATTTCCAGCTGGACCTCGGGTCTCTCTAACTTTCTCAGCGCCTCCGTCAATGCCTCGAGCGACCCCTGGGTGTCGGTTTTTAGGATCAGGCCAAGGCGGGACCGCTCTTGGGCTGCCATTCTCTCGTGGATATCCTCTAGCCGGATCACACGCGGGGCTACAGCCTCGGCTTGGCGCTTTGCGAGGACTCTATCCTCCGCTATACGTCGGGCTTCTTTTTCTTCCGCAACAACTCGAAAGTCGTCTCCAGCCTCTGGAACCTGCTCAAATCCGGTTATCTGAACGGGTGTCGATGGGCCCGCCTCTTCCATCGTATGACCGTTTTCGTCGTGCATGGCCCTCACTCTCCCAAAGGTGAGGCCTGCGATAAAAGGGTCTCCTTTCCGGACCGTTCCGCGGCGCACTAGTACGGTCGCAACAGGGCCCTTACCCGGATCGACGTGTGCCTCGATACACACACCTGACCCTGGAGCGTCGGGATTGGCCTTGAGGTCCTCGAGCTCCGCTACGATCAAAATCACATCGAGCAGATCTGGGATTCCTTCACCAGTTTTGGCAGATACCTCGACGCACGGGACAGTGCCACCGAGCTCTTCAACTACCACTTCGTGCTCAGTGAGCTGCGTTTTGACTCGAAGGGGATCTGCTTCGGGTTTGTCAATCTTGTTCAGGGCAACTACAAAGGGCACGCCGGCTGCTCGTATGTGAGAAATCGCTTCTATGGTCTGGGGCATTACACCGTCGTCAGCGGCTACGACGAGTACAGCCACGTCGGTCACGGAAGCTCCCCGGGCTCGCATAGCGGTAAACGCCTCGTGTCCCGGCGTATCAATGAAAGTAATCGACCGTCCGTCGTGAACGACCCGGTAAGCGCCGATGTGCTGAGTGATGCCCCCAGCCTCCCGCTCTACAACATTCGTCTGACGAATCTTGTCAAGCAGGAGCGTCTTGCCGTGATCGACATGACCCATGACAGTGACCACTGGAGGTCTAGGTTTAAGCCTACCTTCGTCTTCAGCAGCCTCTTTTTCCGCTCTTTGAGCCTCCTCCTGACTGCGCAAAACGTCAGGGGTAGCAATCGATACCTCGATTCCAAAAGCCTCACCTAGGAGCTCGACCTCCTCGTCGGTGAGACTCATCGTGACCGACTTCATGTCTCCCAACTCAATCAGCTTCTTTACTACCTCGGACGGAGACACTCCTATAAGAGTCGCAAACTCTGCGACCGTAATCCCCCGTCGGACTTGAACTGAGCTGACTACTGGTACCGACGGCTCTGTCCTCCTCCGAATTTGCCGGACTTCTTCTTCCTCTACGCCACGCTTCTTGAGTTTTTTCCGCCGGGCTGGCGCGGAAACAGGCACCTCTGGAAGCACCTCCACAGCCTCCCAAGATTCCTCCACTGATGTGATGGCGCCCGGCGATTCGTCTGCAGATTCTTCGGTGTCAGATTTGCCAACTTCCGCGGTTACAGGCGCTTCGGTCGAAGGCTCTACTTCCTCCTCGACCCTAACTTTCGCATCTGCAAGTGGTAGAGCTTCACGCACACTGCGGGAGGATGCTTCTACAAGCTTTTTTCCCTCGCTCTTTTGAGATAGAGATTCACTCCTAGGCTTCTCTTTTGAATCTCTCTGCTCGACACCTCCAGGCTCGGAACCGGAAGCCGCGGCCACCGCGGGAGGCGCAGCAGCCTTCCTTCGCCCTAGCTTTTCTTTGGCGGACTGGCTCGTTGGTGCCTTCGGCACCGATTCTTCCTTTTGTACACGCACAGCCCGCCCCAACCTGCGAAGGGTAGCTTGAGAATCTGGCTGTTCGAATCCGGTTGCAGCCGCTTCCAAGAGTTTTTTCTTGCTCGGTCGCTGCTTTTTTGCAGACGATGTCTGCTTTGCCTGTTTTTCTGGTTCCTTCGGTTCGACTTCGGTAGGCTTGGCGGCCGCCGGCTTCGGCCTCTGAACTCCTCTCCTGGCGAGAGTTTTCCTTCTTGTGCCTGCTTTCCGTCTTCCAGCTAACTGAATTCGAACCCTGTCGACCTCACTTTCCTCTAGAACATCCGACTCAGATTTGCCCTCGATACCGAGCTTCACGAGAACTTGGAGCAGCTCTTCCATAGGGATTTCGAGATCTTTAGCGAGCTCTCCTACTTGCTTACCCAATCTTTCTCCTCTGACTCTTTGCCACCCTCACCCTGGGTTTCGATCCCTCGATCTTCAATAGGCTTGCTTTGTCGCATCCGCTGCATAAGCTCCGAACTTGAATCCCTGAAGCCGGTAGATGCTGCCATTTGAATCGCTTTCAAAACATCCGATACCAGAGAGACCGAGCCTGTGGAAACGTTGATACGCAACGCCTTCTCGAGCCTTGATACCTTGAGGGACGACAGGCAAGTATCCGCAAAGCACACGTATGCACCCCTACCCGGCATCGAGCCGACCGGATCTATCTCGACCCGGCCATCCTTTGTTGCAACGATTCTCAGCATTTCCTGTTTTGGCGCTTTTCTCCTACACCCAACACACGTGCGCAATGGCACGTGTCTGCCTCTGACTTTCTGGCGCACTCGATCTTGGTGTTACTCCCTCAGCTCGCATCGCTTGCTTGGGCTAAAGCTTGGCTCGGTGGTATTTCAGATGCGTTGCTATCAGATCCCTCTTCGTCAGATCCAGTCGGCAACTCTCCTGTCACTATTGACTCCTCGGTAGTCGATTCACTGACCTCTGGCCCCTGTCCCACACCAGTAGCATCCGCCTCCACATCTTTTGCGGGTGTGTCTGCCCTCTGGGCAACTTCTGCCTCAGCAGACTGTTCAGCTTCCTCGGCTACCTGAGACTCGCTTTTTATGTCAATGCGCAAGCCGGTAAGCTTTGCCACTAGTCGTGCGTTTTGCCCCTCTCTTCCAATTGCCAATGACAGCTGATGGTCCGGTACCACAACGTGCGCAGTCTCAGTCTCTTCATCTATCTCGA includes these proteins:
- a CDS encoding peptidase M16, with protein sequence MVEVVKLARGESHHRVVKEKLANGVTLVAERVPTARSVSIGVWVPIGSRDDEELCAGEAHFIEHLVFKGTTTRSALDIAREIDALGGDLNAFTSREMTCYYARVLDEFAPKAIELLADISCNPAFDEKEVETERNVVFEEIRASLDDTASLSHDFFNEAFWQGHPLGRPIAGTLATVASLDRDTLLERFERCYGAGSMVIAAAGNLDFESFKEAVEEFFADLRDAFVAERFPPSRPASLLAVGKRDSEEAHIFLGVEGLKRDDPRRYALLYLNQILGGSTSSRLFQEIREKRGLAYSTYSFFDQYEDAGCFGVYAATSAQRASEVLSVMRDELSKIATGEIEEDEFEVARGHIAGMLVLGDEDTGSKMGRLGRSQIALGEPISLEELLDETAKVTLDDVSDLAKTLLNGSPCTTVVVGPFDRTYGERFIDAEEKFLYSDSPHVCVDDDDQKGPADPVLPQ
- a CDS encoding polyribonucleotide nucleotidyltransferase, whose protein sequence is MVFALTAELHLSLLARDRRSFMSRRMSVEYRQGEASYVLETGRYALQADGAVTVTVGETQVLVTAVASRTPRADIDFFPLLVDFEERMYAVGRIPGSFFRREGRPTEGAILAARLVDRSLRPNFSEDIRNDIHIVATILAVDLKQPADVPAMNGASAALMISGIPFEGPVGAVRLAYIDGQWVPAPTYDQIEESTFEIVVAGKKVGDDIQIVMVEAGAPAESFARIEQGKPGCDEKALAEGLEAAKPHIEASIAVQNQLREMVSPEPKDLPRVPPYSAEVFEAVESAYSSRVAEVIRISDKKQRTEAETALVEEARTELGTRFEGKESEISNALRSLIKKQVRRRILEEGLRIDGRRPDEVRPIYCEVGIVPRAHGSGLFQRGETQVLNIATLGMLHLVQQLDTLSPEETKRYMHHYYFPPFSTGEAYPIRGPRRREIGHGALAERALLPVIPSQDELPYALRLVSEVLSSNGSTSMASVCASTLSLLDAGIHIKAPIGGVAMGLIYDGSNHVTLTDILGAEDAFGDMDFKVAGSRDYLTALQLDTKIGGIPIEVLSSAVEQAKDARLLILDKMAEVMPAPREELSEHAPRVITLKIPTDKIGDVIGPKGKVITEIQNETGTEVTVENDGTVFVGSTSLKAVEEAVKIIESIVYPPAPELGKRYRGVVVSTTKFGAFVNFLPGKDGLIHISKLGKGRRIARVEDVLSIGDEIDVEVVEIDEQGRVSLDPVGLEERETATSEEGGNGGAANSIAPSSEEAATRVGQPSSASSGELSATREGLHAKAQSGIAGQGGEGQEVGADTEAGAGTGEVFTTAYSASQEPEETDWEGDTRAEGAEVSARAGRVGEAITGEGDRTEQLRSEQPRRLKKEMANFEDYFDQIAEETWGALGPRPRSARRDRGERSQQESKSRGGQRSGGPRERQRGSQPRQKKRPPKRGRI
- a CDS encoding 30S ribosomal protein S15, with the translated sequence MPIDKQSIVREYAASERDTGSAEVQIALLTARIEHLSKHLAQHPKDYHTRRGLLMMVGKRRRLLDYLRRKNIQRYREIIGRLGLRR
- a CDS encoding bifunctional riboflavin kinase/FAD synthetase — its product is MEIIDDLSLLPSPKEGSAITIGNFDGVHRGHRAVIEQVRSEARDRGFRSGVVTFDRHPAELLRPKKAPCRLSEPERKIELLLETGVDYLCVLRFDQELADMEPGDFVREILVAGFNVRLVVVGRNFRFGRNRRGSLALLEEMGARFGFYAEEMPLVSVEGFDISSTRIRAAVSHGDVEWAASALGREYSLRGIVLEGDKRGATLGFPTMNIFPPERMCLPADGVYAGWTVVDGSKYLAAINVGRRPTFVEEGTVLVESYLLDYEGGDAYGKTIEVGFSRWIRGEYRFANAQELVEQIARDVEEVRRSAGNA
- the truB gene encoding tRNA pseudouridine(55) synthase TruB, with product MGASGILPVLKPKGPTSHDVVDELRRLYREKRVGHAGTLDPMASGVLLVGVGKATRILRYYHLLDKCYEATIAFGAGTDTLDAEGKVIERAPADFDPDALEKALSRFRGELYQIPPMVSALKQGGEPLYKKALRGELATRSPRKQRIYELFLSAPLRRCADGLLRASVRVVCDSGTYVRVLAADIAKALGTVGYLESLIRTSIGPFDLDHCYTLEELASLSQDERLAKLLWDTKAVPHLPIVMLDGKKALAVSQGKALELTPALACSIAVETTRVLDSIPHLRESLADCEMLSIAPGDTQGRHEVSHNSTSSHRSSRGRSASESGVEPSGDALARGVRLKDRTWYVGPVALVGPEGRLVAIVRPAGGILAFDCVLV
- a CDS encoding DHH family phosphoesterase; the encoded protein is MSEGNRWAPATPVLGGPEPCDQLDLAARVLDKAERVLLVCHMSPDGDALGSMLAMMHFLTASSKEAVSTFPEPFVVPPQYRWLPGVDLLAPPETARELNADVAVTFDCASRDRTAELSDALDAASDIIVFDHHASNSGYGSVNLIFPEASSSSEIVYDFLAHIGAALSPDVATCLYVGIATDTGRFQYQNTSPRVFAICANLASVGLDIAGISRKVFEESRLPVLKLLALVVERAQLDKDAGAVYSWFDYRDLQRYGVHASETENYIDVLRQTSEADVAILVKELNPGVVKASIRSLGRVDVAQVAGLFGGGGHKMAAGFTSDRNVSETIQAILENLPRWEPRGYSPS
- the rbfA gene encoding 30S ribosome-binding factor RbfA, whose product is MSAAGMEDFGVFSSRRARRLAALLRQAISEELARMADPSLQDAVVTGVDVGVDLDLATVYFFVRGGADAVAAAQTALERSQGRLRTSLAHQVRMKRVPKLRFKVDEGIVRGISVEERLAEIARVSTSNNAVVSHSDLQREAGVVAEASVSPEDGFTVKRGRFQ
- a CDS encoding DUF503 domain-containing protein — its product is MHAAAVRFDLRLEGTRSLKDKRRVLKPLLEALRRKFNVSATEVDFHDLIGRATIGIGVVSTEAFQISKTTRQIERFIMSYPEVEIIDLEISYLDRL